TGGAAATTTTTTGATCCAAGAAACATGAAAgtattgaaacaaaatatgtAATCTTGTGTTGCAAAAATAACTAGATAGTTGAAATAGATTTAGTTAATCGTAAAACTGTACATGCAAATGCAGCAACTAGATCTGCATATTACAGCATGGGGTTAATCATCGCATATTCACTGCGTTTTAGAACTACTCATCTCCTTCATCTATACCTTGATTTCACTTCTTcctttttacttctttttatACCACTACTACAGCTTTCTGAATTCCATAGCAAAACTTACATTAGTGTTACAAAACAATGATCAATGAGATACTGATCCATTAACTGCCTCAAATTCGGGTTTTATTGTTTGTTCAACAACAAAATGATCGACGATCTTTACAGTGTTGACAGGATCGTGCTGAGAAGAACGCGATCTCCATTTGCTGGGAAATTTCCTTTGGTGGTGACTAAGGTCAGGTTGTTGTTTCGATTCACCTTCCCAACTAGGATCCAGCTTCCACTCTTTCGGCACCTTCAAATTACACATATGGGGTCAACCTTAGCACACAACGATGGCAacgaaagaagaaaaatggacCATTGTTTCTCACCTTATCCACAGCAAGTGTGAAAACTTCAAGATCGCCTTTTAAGTTAATATGGAACCGAGTAAATGACTTGTAGTTAGCAATGCGGAGTGAAGAGAAAGCCTCGTCAAAGTGTATGTGAAGCCAATTGATGCAGATATATAGGTAGCTTCCAAAAATCAATGAAACGATGGGAGTTGAGAAGACCCAGTAGTAAAGGAAAACTGAAGCATAATATATTGCGGCCCCTCCTCGAGAAAATGACTCCATCCCGTTCTTGCAGATATTGTTTCTGGTGACAGCCATCACCTgaataacaatatttaaacTAAGATGGAAGGGAAAGGCTCATAAGATGAAGAAAGTTGTATACTGTATATTCACCTCAGGGATATCAAATGCCGACATCAGATATTTAATGCATGCTGGATAAAGGCCGAGTGTCCATTGTTCAATACGTGGTCGTAGGCCAGATGGGTCGGGAAAATGCTCGCTTTCCACATATCGATACCATTCATACAGAGTATGGTATcctgaaatgaaaatttaagaCATAAACCGAGAAAACATCAGTTATTTCTTGTGGGActaactaaaaaggaaaaaagtgcatattcttatgggatggatggagtactaaatatatagtatCCCACCCAACAGGGCATTCACCTGAAGTTGCCAACAATTTATGCCTAATGCAAGTCTCAATACCCAGTTCCAAAAGCAGCATGAGAATCAAGGCGGCAGAAAGGTGTGCAGAAAAATGGAGAATGCCTACTGTGAATTTTCTCTTGCGGGACAACTTTGAAGGCACAAAGGTGACAGCAGTAACCAACAAAAAGAAAGCACCAGCCAAAGATACATACGAGTGTCCAAGCATATAGATGAAAGCATCCCATACTGATCCGAAGAAGCTCTTCAAGTGACCAGAAAACGTATCATCCTGTAAGATGTGATCCAGCTTACACTAGAAAAGGGGGAAGGCAATCAGTCATCTTACTGTCAATTGTAAAGTTTGAACTTGATGCTCGCTTCTTGACTACTGAATCAAGGTATTCAGTGGCAATAACCAGGAAAATATTTACCTGTGGAAACATGGAAAAGGCTAGTAGAAAGTATATAATACCGCCTATGAAGTCAAACTGCCAATTTTTCTTCCGAAACTTTAATATGTTTCCTAGAGCAATCTGCACCAAgattataaacatataattagaaaattagcATCTGAGAAGTTGATGCATCAATCATAAAATTGCAGATTACCCTGCTTGAGTCTTCAAAAGATGGATAAGCTGCCTTGCTTTCGTAAGAAGCTTcatataaattatcaaaattactGAAAACATGAGTCGGGTGCAAAAATGCTCCACCGCAACCATTAACAAGTAAATGATGTACATATGCGGGCTCCTCTGAGGGAACATGAGAATGGCGCATGTAATGATGCAAGTCCCCGGCCACTCGTAGTTTGCACCTCCCTTTTAAATGGTCTCGTATCAAGTGTGAAACATTCTTCCCAGTGACATCATCCCAGTACCAATCGAGTAACCAGTTAGGCTCATGAGTCATGATGATAACTGAATCACAATCCCCCACCTGTGAACAAATACTTACAATTAAAACATCAAGtctaacaataaaataaaacacaaggTAAAAAAAGAGCTAAAAGGAGTAACTAACTATGAGAAGATGAGATTAGCAAACCAAAGTAAAggtttgtaaaaataaaataattgtgtttgtcGATCTCCAACCACAACCACGAGTTAACATGTATGATCATGTCAGTAAATGAGCTTTCTGCCTTTCTCCCTACTGTTTGCTAGTATGTTCAACATCGAGCCTCTGTATCTTCTGTTAACTATCAGATATTATTCCTAATTATAAGtgaatataaatatctaaCAGACCCCTAGCTTACATGAGAAAGCACtatcacaaatataaaaaaatacaagagGAATAAACATTATAACAGCAGCACTTGCCACAAAAGCCGATGTTAAGAAAtaataccttttttttaatcagtTCCGAAAAGAACTTGAATTGGTAGACATCAATATCAGAATGGAGAGCAAGGTCAAGGCCAAAGACCCACCATCGTTTTGGAAGCTGAAGGGCAAAATAGCTTTTCTTTTGGGGCATAAACCATCCACCTAACCAACTTTTATGACAAATATACCGCATAAATGTTTGAAGCCCATCAAACCAATCTGTAAATGAGAAGAAGACACCATGCCAAATCTATATTAACCAGTAAAAAGatcaaaactgaaataaagAAGCCAAAGTAGCACTTAGTTCAAATCTGGGCAACCAACAGAAACTAAACCAACCATGATTTCCAGGTATAACAAAGCACTGAGGGCCATCATACTCCTTCAATAATGACATCCCACAAGGCAATTCTGGTTTATTTGCAGCTATATGCTCCTCCTTATACCACAGAGGAGGCTGAAGAGCATCTTCAAAGGGACGAAAAAGGCGTCTCTCATACGTAAATGCAGATGGATTAGGATACCTGAAATCCAGATTTGACATCCTGCTCAGTATTTAACCCTACAATATACAGAACTTTCTGTAGTCCCAGTCTTAACTAGAgtcctagaaaataaatagcaGAAAGAGAACTCGTTGATCTTACGCAAGATCACCCCCAATAAGGAGCAAGTTACTTCTTGGCAAAGTAATCGAGGAACCATTATTTTGAACCCTGAGAGAAGGCTGAGCAATAAGCCGTGCCACACTATATGAAGAATTGCCACCGTCGCCAGTATCGGCCATAAAATCAAACCACAACTCATTGTGTTCACTGAATTGGTTGTACAAAAGATCATCTTGCTTAGCTGCATCTTCAACCTTGCTCATTGCAGcctaatatttgaaaattgcaGAGTATGAAATCACACGCTAAAATCAAATAGCATATTGCAGATTTCATGATAATATACGGTAGTGACACAAGTATGACAATTAAAAGCAAGTACCTTACAAGGATGGAGCAtgagaaacaaaaatttgaaaaatacatGAAAAAGCTTGAAACATGTGTGAAGgagaaatttcataaattagaTATTTGAAAAGTAGCGgggactaaaaaaaaaaggaaattataaTGGTTAATATACCTGCATCATACGCATGTCAAAACGCCCAACAAACACAGCAACAGATACCAGCAGATCAAAAACTGTCTTAAATAAATCAGCAGACGTCCTAAACCATA
The nucleotide sequence above comes from Salvia hispanica cultivar TCC Black 2014 chromosome 5, UniMelb_Shisp_WGS_1.0, whole genome shotgun sequence. Encoded proteins:
- the LOC125190257 gene encoding uncharacterized protein LOC125190257, which translates into the protein MGSDKQNPGLLETLKMETVRTIFTHTYPYPHEHSRHAVIAVFIGCLFFISSDNMHTLVQKLDSNFKWWSMYACLLGFFYFFSSPFIGKTIKPSYSNFSRWYIAWILVAALYHLPSFQSMGVDMRMNLSLFLTIYISSILFLLVFHIVFIGLWYIGLVARVAGRRPAILTILQNCAVISVACCVFYSHCGNRANIKEKTFERRNSGWFTLWNKEQRNSWLTKFVRMNEFKDQVCKSWFAPVGSANDYPFLSKWVIYGELTCSGGSCAESSAEISPIYSLWATFIGLYIANYVVERSTGWALTHPVSQKESEKLKKKQMKPDFLDMVPWYSGTSADLFKTVFDLLVSVAVFVGRFDMRMMQAAMSKVEDAAKQDDLLYNQFSEHNELWFDFMADTGDGGNSSYSVARLIAQPSLRVQNNGSSITLPRSNLLLIGGDLAYPNPSAFTYERRLFRPFEDALQPPLWYKEEHIAANKPELPCGMSLLKEYDGPQCFVIPGNHDWFDGLQTFMRYICHKSWLGGWFMPQKKSYFALQLPKRWWVFGLDLALHSDIDVYQFKFFSELIKKKVGDCDSVIIMTHEPNWLLDWYWDDVTGKNVSHLIRDHLKGRCKLRVAGDLHHYMRHSHVPSEEPAYVHHLLVNGCGGAFLHPTHVFSNFDNLYEASYESKAAYPSFEDSSRIALGNILKFRKKNWQFDFIGGIIYFLLAFSMFPQCKLDHILQDDTFSGHLKSFFGSVWDAFIYMLGHSYVSLAGAFFLLVTAVTFVPSKLSRKRKFTVGILHFSAHLSAALILMLLLELGIETCIRHKLLATSGYHTLYEWYRYVESEHFPDPSGLRPRIEQWTLGLYPACIKYLMSAFDIPEVMAVTRNNICKNGMESFSRGGAAIYYASVFLYYWVFSTPIVSLIFGSYLYICINWLHIHFDEAFSSLRIANYKSFTRFHINLKGDLEVFTLAVDKVPKEWKLDPSWEGESKQQPDLSHHQRKFPSKWRSRSSQHDPVNTVKIVDHFVVEQTIKPEFEAVNGSVSH